Within the Arachis duranensis cultivar V14167 chromosome 10, aradu.V14167.gnm2.J7QH, whole genome shotgun sequence genome, the region aatattaaaaattcagatttgaaaatttaaatttcgtatgaaaaatattttttaatcggCTATTTGTTTTTaagtaaataatatatatgttatttagattttttttattaatagtagATATAgagttatttattatttttttaataagagtatataaaaaatatataacatataaaatGTAATAACTTAATAGATATTTTTAAGAgagattttttattcttttcaatattgagaataattttttttgtttcgaagacaaaaataaagaacaaattgaatagaaaatgcTGCATTGATCCTTTTATAAGCCCATAAGCTCCAAATTCGGTATTCCTTCTACAGTTAGAGTATCCTAATTTTCAGCATATAATTCCtaataattaactttttaaCTGCGAATTTACACTTTAAAAACATTAATAGGAATCAATTCAGAtgtcaaaaaattaatatattttgtcaCACATATATTTTGTCATACATTGTCCATCTTCGTCTTTCTCCGTGACTGTGTACTTGTTAAGACTTACCTTGCCATAACCTTTGTCCGCCCACCCTAATTTccataaattttttactatataatattcttcccattttttctttaatcattttcctttctcgaccaatcaccaaaacaTTATGGGCATATTCAGCATTCTGAATAGCTTTTGGATCACCATCATATATAGCATCAGgttctaaaaaaagaaaattctcTTAGTTTCCGATGCTTTCTATATATCCAACACACCACTTCACCTTTTCTAAACTTATATTTAGCCTCTCTCTTAATTGTATTTAGTTGCTTTTTTGCTAAAAGGGACAAGTTTCCTAACTAACACATCCATTCTTAAAGGTTCAGAGGAAAGCAAAATAATCCTCATTGCAACAACTCAGTTCAGACTTAGAAACTCCAAAGGGACAACCAGTTAGCCATTCACATTActaataattttatctttcataaaagaaccaatcacattaaaaACTGTGACATCGTTTTAAAGACCaactaatatttttaagatAGAATTGTTATATTTATACAATTCTAATTTGCGGGAGAGtgttacttatatttttttatcaataattgatATAGGcttatttgttatattttttgtggGAATACATACAGAGTACGTAGTATAtaaaatgtaataaatatttttaagagaattttttattctcttcaacaataaaaataacttatttttcttttttttatctcttttagTTCATCAAATCATCAATATCACAGTTTGAACaacttaaaacataaaaattttttaatataataaaagaataattactGTATTCaacaataaaactaaaatatggattaaaattcatttaatattttagttttaagaatattttataAGAGTAAATATTAGATATTCGAAATTCGAATtggatatgaaaaatatttcgtTATCAACTACTTCTTCtttaagtatatatatagtaaaaagATTACTCCACCGTACAGAAGAATAAATACtcttgagaaaaaaaatatataaattgatgCTTATTTGACTTCTCCATATCTATGTGTTACAAACGACTAgataattttcttctttaattgtaTCTATTTTTAAACTTCAATGaattaaaatgatttttatttttttatgaccaattttaatcatttaaatgactaatttaaattgatatttattatataaaaaaattaatttaactcaAATAACTCACAAACTAAAATAACACATGAACACCAAAGCCAACGTTAACGTATTTTATAGATATACTCTCAACTTGtttagatgtttctttttttttttactttgtctTTATGCAGAGAAAATTTGTTAGTAAGTGAACATtcatatttgatttattaattatacTTTGAATGTTATAGgtctattgttattttttaatttaaatatagaaaaattaataaaattaaaaaaaaacttcaaaAGGAAACATATTACTTAaatgaaacaaaaatattaaaatatttaagaagttaattaattttaattaatttaagtttGAAATTATGAATGATATGGTATTCAGTTTGATGTCAAATAGAAACTAAAATGTTAATGGAACATGGCTATGGTGCACTGTGCAAAGATGAAGagaaattggtgaattaattttggcctattttataattttgggGAATTTTGGGAACTCTATGGATTTAACCTTTCCTTAATGTTGTGGGTATTTATGTAATTAGGGACTTTTGTTGGAGTTGTAGTTAAATAATGAGAATGAAGTTCATGGACCATAGTGAAATTTCtcgatttttatatttaaatttttaaatattcacaagaaaatctaactaataatatattaaaaagtgaaaaaatagaaCACTATGAAAGAGATAACAAAAATCCTAATAGAAGACACCTAAAAATAATTTGGTTGAGTCCCAAACATTTCATCACATCAGCAACATTCCTACTAGTTTGGACAAtgatttgactttttttttaaattaccttgataaaaaaaacttttaataattaagataagatttttaaaaatgtaaaattattatGTGAATTACACGTTTGTTAATaatcataatttaattaatagttaTAGATTAAatgtacaaaataaaatatcaatttagatatatagaaattaaatatctttttttttctttttacaaatcTTATTTGTGTGTGAACCACacgtatattatatatttaaggAAATTAGTAATCTATCCTAAGTGGATTATTCCATTCATATGAATAACTAGACTAATTTAGAAAGTGGATTGGGTATGTTATAGTTTATAACCGATGATGTGGTTGATCAAGCTAAGCATGCATTCTCCATGCTTCCTTTATTACCACTTAttagtttataattaatttatagtGAAAAGTGAGATAGAGttaattttatgtgaagttgataattgatgaGAATTATTCGTCAAATGATTTTACaggtttgactaaattattatctaacggttctcaattatcaacttcatataaaagcaacaatatataatttttcatcataatttataaaatattgtatacagtttaattatttttgctatgTAGCGTTACTTAATTGGAtgcacatataaaattattttacattaacagtatattaaaattaaattaatttatatataccaTAAATCTTGATGTAGCATTCTCCAtgcattcttggttacttttgatttatatatttatatgaaaaGTAATAAAGTCATAAATAAAGTACAAGAGAAAGAAGCCATTTACCTATATTTGACTTTTCTAATTTCTATAAATATATGAATAGAAATTTGCAAAGGTCATAAGCAATAACGTGCAAAATGGAGagagagaataataataatgataagaagaagaagaatggaagtAGTAGCAGTGAAGAATGTTCAAACTATAGAATGGAGCTTCTTTCTCCAGAGGCAACTACTGAGAATGTTTCAATGGCAAGACAACCTTCATGGAGGATCAACATGGATCAATATCGATTACCACAGAGGAACATCATCGACTCTCGTTTTGGTCTTTCTTTACTACTTGCATTAAGTACAATACTGTACCCTTGTATATTTTtactaatctttttttttattctaattattaatattgcaagtgtgaggagtaGTGTATGAAATTAGTCTCacattaaaagaaataagaaaagaaaagtagtaaAGATGTTATAAGACGAGAGACACGTTAATTTACTATTTTAAGGTTTTTAAATTGAAAGTGGTGTCTTctcattttatgtttttttctttgatttcttttcGAAATCTCTCAGGTGGTTGCCTCACAGTAACCtgacactaattttttttagaatttaaaatgtttaaaatttattagcattaaaaatttatagtatttttagatttagaataaaaatttattaatatcaaaaaattagtTGATATTGATCTAAAAAATTTGGCTTTCTAAATAAACTTTTTTCTTAATAAGTCTTTTATATTCACCTAAAACTTTACCTATTTTACGAATACTAAAATTTCGTTTaatccttatttatttattcattcattcattttttgttttcatatttACTATTTATTAATACTAGTGTAATAGTATTAAGATGTCTatcaatttacttttttataaattaaatatggaCAATGgtagtaataataaaattttaaatttaaccaAGATGATAAGTATgctatatgtaaaaaaaaaaaaaaaatcatgttttcaattttgagttaacaaaatatttttttaattatatatgataaCCGccattttagaaaagaaaatttatacatctatttttttatatatcccattatatataatagatttttGTTTATGAAATTTTCATGtctgaaaaatgaaaattgtAGGGAGACAAAAGAAACTTGAGGAGTACTACAAGAGGCAGGAAAGGCTCCTTAAAGGGTATCAAGAAGTGGATTCATTTACTGACTTGGGAATGTTACCTTCTCAAATGACCAAGGTTTCTTTAACTTCAATTTGAATATTCAccatttattttgtattttagtaAAGTATGAATTAGGTCCTGCAAATTTTAATTTCggactaattagtttttatagaaaatgaagtATTAATTCGGTCTTTtataatagtaaataataaatatattatgtcattctattaatttattatataaaatttagcaATAATACTTATATGTATCATTAATTACTGTTAGGGGTGGAAATAGGCCAGGCGGCCTGCCAGGGGCCTGCAGCCTGGCCTGTGtttggcctggcctggcctggcctgttataaaataggtacAGGCCCAggtaagtttaaatttttttataaatattaaatatatgacatattacatataaatatttttattaaaaaataattttttaaataatatttttatttttgtaaaaaaaaattatcaggccTTTTAACAGGCTTCAGGCCAGCCAGGCCTAGTACTTTATAAAGAGTCTGTAACAGGCTGCAGGCCAGGCTCAGGCCAATTAACTGTATAACAGGCCAGGCCTGTTAAGAGCAAAGTCTGGCCTGGCCTGACCTGTTTCCACCCCTAATTACTGTGACATGTTTATTTATGAAATATCGTCCatagataataatttttgaaaatttttttttacctattttgataaaattgtagtaaataaaaacttaaaaaataataatattttactgtCTAAAATAACATCATTTTCATGCTCATATGACAATAATAGAATATCCACTATTAtagataacaaaatatatagacAACATTATTTAGTTTCACACTATTTATTAACGAAAGAACATATACATATTCATCGTTTATTATCGTAAATgatctaattaattttttttcaatgactAATTAGTCCAAAATTAAAATcgttaaaaatctaattatcactttatgctaatttttttagtaaatttccAATCTCATTGCCAAGATAAAATCATGTATAGGTATTTAAAAGTGATATTAATATCTGGTTGCTTTTAATTAGTATAAATGAACGACATAATAAATAGacatcataaaaatataaatatgtttGATTGAActaaaatttaactattttttgtatacataaacaaattattaaatacatgtgagaatataaaatatatattaaaaataagttaaacaataaatatatttatatacaaactAAATATATAGTGGTTGATAAACAAagaaatgtattttatattttcaggAGGAGATGAAGGAAGTTGAAAGGAGTGAAAGAGCAGCAATATATGCATCAAACATAGGAAACATGGTGCTGTTTGGTGCAAAAGTGTATGCATCTGTTGAGAGTATGTCACTGGCTGTGATTGCATCAACACTGGACTCACTTTTGGATCTCTTGTCTGGCTTCATACTTTGGTTCACTTCTTACTCTATGAGTAAACCAAACCATCACAAGTACCCTATTGGCAAGAACCGCATGCAACCTGTGGTatgtcttctttaattttcttagcTTTTATGTTTTTTACGGTATTTCTTAATCCGGTAAGTTAATGACTAATTTATCACAATATCGAACTCATTTAAAAGTTTATCGTTGGTCAATAAATTGCTGCATATACAAGGTAGGATTCGAAACTCCGACACTTGTTTAAGCGGACTATTGAGCTAACCATCAGACCAATTCAACTTGATTCTTCTATATGCAATATAATACACAAAGTTCAATTGAAATCTATCCAAGATTCCTTAATTATTATGGGGATGTTTTGTAGAGAggaattattttatgtttggaaaaagatttgaaaatatatcTGTTTGAAATGATACATATTTAAAAGGTCAATAACAAGTgccatattttttattaattaaataattttttatttattatattttatatcaatagttttaatttagagtttaatatttagaatttagaatttaaaatttagagcttaaaatttagaattcagAATTCAGAATTTATAAAATACTATATTCATTTTTTGCATTCGCctttagaaataattaaactattttctttttactATAAAGGATTTAAAGGTTGACAATTTTAACCATAAAGTATATAAACTAATTTGATACCCATCAAAATTGAATTAGTTAGACAAAGATATCTATCTAAGGACTAACCCAATATTTGATGGATTAAGCTTTtttaaagcataaaaattgataaagtttgaaaataaaaatttaatcattctTTAGTTAAGATAGTAGCGTTCAAATAAGACAGAAATTAATATTCAatagtaattaaattattattttgtgacTTTACAATATTTCTCACTTAGaggttttttttaatattcgaTGGATATTAAGTTAGTCTATGTCTTTCATAATTGGAATTTTCGTCaacaattaaatttatatattaaaaataaaaaattattctattttcgagtattttgtgtttttcaaaataattttcaccCAATATTTATATCTAAGTATTCCCGCTTTCTACATGCATGGGATGGAATTGTATTATTCATGTGAAAATGTTTTTTTCCCCTTATAAAAAGACAAAATTACACCATATGCTATATATCCATTATTGTGATCCACTTggtgaaaaaatacaaaatattttcctAAAAGTGCATATATCTGCTAAAACTATTTCCTGTGGCATGATAACGTTGCGGAAATCCTATTAGCAAGAACAAAACAATTAATTCATCTATCAATAATAgggttaataattaaattaatcatgGAAAGATTGATTattctctaattttatttttaaaaagttttgtcaattaaattagttttttaaagattataaattaattatttttatttttctgtcacTCAATTAGTAATTTCTATCAATAAAgatgatataaaatattaactgATAATATACATGACACCTACTCACCTAGCATGTGTAATTGAAGTCTAAACAAATATCTTTatgaaaatatatcaatttagtctattttttcaattaaaaaaattatattcttaaTATAATCTAATGAcactaaattgataaattttcataaatatatttgttcAATGTTTAATTGAATATGCTAAGTGTCATATATAATTTGAGTTAACATTCTATATCATCAATTATTGACGAAAACTGATAAGTGAGTGACTACAAAAATGATTAACTTATAATCTTTAAATAACCAATTTGATTGATAACATCTTTCAAGGGCGTCTTTGGAAAATGTCAACTTTCAAGGTCGTATTTAAAAAACGAGTCATCCTTTATGACTAATTTTACTGTTAACGCACCAATAATAGCATTGTTGTGAGTATGTAACATTATTGCtattctaaaattatgaattgtgtGATTTTGATAGGGGATTGTTGTATTTGCATCAGTCATGGCCACTCTTGGATTACAAATATTGTTTGAATCAATTAGGCAAATCATCACCAAGGTACACATCCAAAACATGCTAATTATTCATAACCAAAGTCACTACTCATTACCTACCATAAAATTCATTCACTGACAGACTCAACCAGAGAGGGATCCTGTAAAAGAAAAATGGATGATAGGGATTATGGTGGTAGCATCTTTGGTAAAACTTTTGCTCATGACTTATTGCCAAAGGTTCAAGAATGAAATAATTAGGGCCTATGCTCAAGACCATTTCTTTGATGTCATCACAAACTCTATTGGCTTAGCTGCAGCTGTTCTTGCCATCAAATTCTACTGGTGGATTGACCCTCTTGGGGCTATCTTGGTAAATTCCATACTAATTACTGCAGCTGTTCTTGTGATTTTGATAACCCTAAATACTTGTTTGTTTCACTCTTTTTAGTTTATCGACtctgtttaattattaataaacctAAACAGTGAATGAGATCATTGTTATAAGATGGAGGGAGTAATAATTAAAGTAATTCTCAATTTTGTTCTAATAATTAACATATGTTGAACAATTATGCAGATAGCTATATATACAATCAGCAACTGGGCAAAAACAGTGATGGAGAATGTATGGTCATTGATTGGAAGAACAGCCCCACCAGAGTACATTGCAAAGCTTACATATCTTTGTTGGAACCATGACAAAGAGATCAAGCACATTGACACAATGAGGGCATACAGATATGGTTCCAATTACTTTGTTGAGGTAGACATAGTTGTATCAGAAGAAATGTCACTTAGTCAAGCACATGATATTGGAGAGTCACTTCAGGAAAAGCTtgagaaattacctgaaattgagAGGGCATTTGTTCACATTGATTTGAACACCACTCATAAGCTTGAGCATAATCCTAAGGTGGTGTAGCATAGCAAGAAATTGATTAAGCTATATTCAGTGTAATAGTAATGGTGATTACTTATTGATTACTTCGCATAGAATATTACACGCATTtgcttcaaaaaataaattatgggTGAAAGAGAATGTAGTGTTAGTTCTGTAAAACAATTTCTTCAAATGTATGATATGACTTTCTAGTTTCTACCAAGCATCCACACAGACAAATGAAATTTCCAACTGCAAGAGAGAGTCACTGTCAACTATCACTAATTTACCCAAACAAAACCAGTATTCATgtaaagaaaagataaacatGCCAAAGGTAATCAAAGAAGTAAAGTTCAATCTTAGTTCGACTCAAAGTAACATCAAACAACATATTTGATTGATTAGGTGAGGacatttttaagtttttcataAGAGTCGTTAGTTGTTTGGTGAATTCTAGTTGTTTAAACAGAATTTTCCCATCCATCAACACTTCAAAATTATGACTGGAGTATTGCAAATGTTTCCAGTAGTTTACAGTTTATACTGTTTATAGTTGATAGTTTACAGAATTTTAGTACTTGTTGGCAAAACAATCGGATCAACAAgtgctttctttttattttctggtgAGAAGAATAATTTCATTGATCAATAGAAACAAATGCAGCTTGAAGCAAGTACTAAAATTTGCACAAATTATGCCTTGGTTAAACAATATACAATGGCTACAATTATGACTTCTACTTGGTGACCTATTTGTTTCTATCAATAACACTTGCAAAGGTGGCAACAGTAAAATATGATCAAATGCTACCTTTACAATATCAGAAATGGATGACTTTGGTCACTAAATCACTTTCAACATGGTGATTTTTCCCGTTTCCAAACTTCTCTTGCTGTTTTGATATTCTTGCCTTCTTCAGAATCCGACTTTTAAGTCCATGTTATCCGCCAATAGGGTGCAGACATGCAATAACCGGAACCTAAACCAGAAATCTCATCGATCCGCTATTGAAGAGCATGATTTGTTGAATGCTCTATGTTATAACGCAGTTCTTTGGATCTCTAGATTGGTATAAGGCAACTGATGTTTTAAATTGAGGAAACTTCAGTAACTGCAACACCACCGAGGTTCCAGGAGATGTTCATTAACTAGAATGGTTCACATGGTTGACTCGGCATATTACAACAGCATCTCCTTGGCCATAGTCAATATAGTGGTGTTTATCTCTTCATTATCGCTACGTTGAGCTCCGGCAAGAAACAGATGAACCTCATCTTTCAGGGTAATCCAACTATAACCCGGATTTTTTCTAATTCCTTTTAAATTCTTAGTCTTTCTTATTAAGTCACCCTCAGTCTTTCTCCCAGCAGCAGAATACAAGTCAGATAATACCACATAAGGAGTCGCATTTTCAGGATCCAGTTCGATCATATGCTGAACAGCAAGCTCGGCAAGGTCAAGACGCAGGTAGGTCCTGCTCGCAGCAAGAATAGCTCCCCAAACCCCAGAATGCGGCTTCAATGGCATTGAACCTATTAAATTTATTGCTTTGTTTAGCAAGCCAGCACGACCAAGGAGATCAACCATGCATGCATAATGATCAATTTCTGGCTCAATTCCATATCGAGATTTCATTGCGTTAAATAAATTCCATCCCTGTTCAATTAGCCCTGCATGAGTGCAGGCCGATAAAGCAGCAAGAATTGTAACACCATTGGGTTCAAGGCCTTTATTCTGCATGTTCTTATATACACCGAGAGCTTCTTCACCAAAACCATTTTGTGCAAACCCATTGATGATTGAGTTATAACAGATGACATTTGGTTCAGCAACATCTAAGAAGATCCTGTAAGCATCCATAACATTTCCACACTTAGAGTAAAATGATATCAGAGAATTTTGTACAGAAAGATCATATTCCAAGCTCGTCTTTAGAACACAGGCATGAATCTGGAGCCCTTGGTTCAAAGCTACCATGGCAGCCGAAGCTGCTAGAACACTGCTAATAGTTAGAGGATTCGGCTTACATCCTTCACGATTCATCCGAGCATACCAATACAAAGCTTCCCAATATACCTTATTAGTCACAAACCCAGATATAACAGCAGTCCAAACAAAAGTGTCTTTCTCTGGCAACATACCAAACATCGCCTTGGCCTCTCCAATTCTTCCACTCTTAGAGAATCCAGAGATCATGGCTGTCCAAGAAATCAAGTCTTTCTCCGGCATCCTCTCAAAAAGCCTGTAAGCTGTATCTACTTCATCTCCATGAATGTATCCAGAAATCATAGAGTTCCAGCTAACCACATCCCTTTTACTCATGGTACAGAATATTTTGCTCGCTGCATCCATCAAACCGAATGAACAATACATTGTAATAAAAGAATTACTCAAAAAGCTATCAAATTCAAATCCCATATGCGAAACCAATGCATGTATCTGCATTCCCTCCCACATCCTTCCACAACCTCCACAACCTTTAAGCAGAATAGTCATTGTTGTGGAATTAACTCCAACCAGGCCTTCCCTCCTCATATCCAAGAACAATCTAAACCCTTCTTCAAAGAAACCTCTCTCCATGTACCCATCAATCATGGCGCTCCAAGAAACCACATTCCTCTCTGGCATTCTGTCGAACAATCTCCGAGCACTGGCAACCTTCCCGTCCCGGCACAAGCCATCAATAACAGAACTCCAAGAAACAACATCCCTCTCAACCATGCCTTCAAAAATGTGCAACGCCTCCTTCGTTTGGCCCATCTTGAAGTACCCATTGATCAGCAAATTCGAGCACGCCGGGTCCCGGAACTCAACCGGGGTGTCACAGTACAACTGTTCAGCCCTGTGTATCATTCCAGCCTTAACAAACCCCATGATCATGGCAGAATATGAAACCAAATTGCGTTCCctcaaaagggaaaaaatcttGTAAGCATTGCAAACATCACAACCGTTGCGAATATAAGCAGAGACCATGGCGTTATAAGAAGCAG harbors:
- the LOC107472005 gene encoding metal tolerance protein 9 encodes the protein MERENNNNDKKKKNGSSSSEECSNYRMELLSPEATTENVSMARQPSWRINMDQYRLPQRNIIDSRFGLSLLLALRRQKKLEEYYKRQERLLKGYQEVDSFTDLGMLPSQMTKEEMKEVERSERAAIYASNIGNMVLFGAKVYASVESMSLAVIASTLDSLLDLLSGFILWFTSYSMSKPNHHKYPIGKNRMQPVGIVVFASVMATLGLQILFESIRQIITKTQPERDPVKEKWMIGIMVVASLVKLLLMTYCQRFKNEIIRAYAQDHFFDVITNSIGLAAAVLAIKFYWWIDPLGAILIAIYTISNWAKTVMENVWSLIGRTAPPEYIAKLTYLCWNHDKEIKHIDTMRAYRYGSNYFVEVDIVVSEEMSLSQAHDIGESLQEKLEKLPEIERAFVHIDLNTTHKLEHNPKVV
- the LOC107472004 gene encoding pentatricopeptide repeat-containing protein At1g53600, mitochondrial, with the translated sequence MLTRNLNKPITKLKPSLSHSNHTHFAKCANGSNFLIYCNNQIAQHGRNGDVEAAEGVFRRMPRKTTVSWTAMLTAYAQNGQIANARKVFDEMPRRNTASYNAMVSAYIRNGCDVCNAYKIFSLLRERNLVSYSAMIMGFVKAGMIHRAEQLYCDTPVEFRDPACSNLLINGYFKMGQTKEALHIFEGMVERDVVSWSSVIDGLCRDGKVASARRLFDRMPERNVVSWSAMIDGYMERGFFEEGFRLFLDMRREGLVGVNSTTMTILLKGCGGCGRMWEGMQIHALVSHMGFEFDSFLSNSFITMYCSFGLMDAASKIFCTMSKRDVVSWNSMISGYIHGDEVDTAYRLFERMPEKDLISWTAMISGFSKSGRIGEAKAMFGMLPEKDTFVWTAVISGFVTNKVYWEALYWYARMNREGCKPNPLTISSVLAASAAMVALNQGLQIHACVLKTSLEYDLSVQNSLISFYSKCGNVMDAYRIFLDVAEPNVICYNSIINGFAQNGFGEEALGVYKNMQNKGLEPNGVTILAALSACTHAGLIEQGWNLFNAMKSRYGIEPEIDHYACMVDLLGRAGLLNKAINLIGSMPLKPHSGVWGAILAASRTYLRLDLAELAVQHMIELDPENATPYVVLSDLYSAAGRKTEGDLIRKTKNLKGIRKNPGYSWITLKDEVHLFLAGAQRSDNEEINTTILTMAKEMLL